In Actinomycetota bacterium, one genomic interval encodes:
- a CDS encoding EAL domain-containing protein produces the protein MCGSRRVWILNVLLACLAAAGYVWVTRGLAPVGAPVRIHWTLLAAMFCLAEIFAVHVHVRRDTHSFSISELPIVLGLLFAPPSELILALVTGSAVALAIHRRQPLVKFVFNLSQYAIGTTLAVVVFQCFASASEPLGPRWWAAALGATLTIDLASALMITLAVSLLEGRLVWHALRGLPGLGLVATATNTGLALLAATVIWHDSRAAWLLTIAAAVMIVTYRAYVTTRQRYGSLELLYDSTRIVEKPLEEGSIIPEILRQLCAMFNAESAEVVAFANEEHEATSTYVRADGGDVVTEPARPDPGEGVWARVASEAQAVLIPRPIKNERLREHFESQGIRDAMVAPLYVANKVAGTIMVRNRLGDVGTFDHEDLKLFETFANHASAMVHNGELVDRLKIQAEQNQHQALHDALTGLPNRTLLRDRTRQAVLAAARAGDQVAIMMIDLDRFKEVNDTLGHHNGDLLLQEMARRLRGSLREGDTVARLGGDEFAVVLPRLSDTVDALRVAEAVRATLEQPIVLQEVTITVGASIGIALYPEHGEDSDTLMQRADVAMYFAKGEQAGAQIYAPERDPYSPARLALVGELRHAIESDELMLFFQPKADIDSGVVTGVEALVRWNHPRRGLVSPDDFIPLAEQTGLIGPLTYWVLDAALRQSAKWSAAGRHLSVAVNLSARTLLDQGLPDQIARRLRDAGVHPSSLTLEVTETNIMTDPARSIGTLSRLSSMGIAISIDDFGTGYSSLSYLQRLPVDEIKIDRSFVMGMTADEDDAVIVRSIIDLGRTLGLRVVAEGVETELAWNRLSALGCDVAQGYLLSKPLAAEHIAAVLDQTWPARVHSDARLDRTYAPHLALAGPAAR, from the coding sequence ATGTGCGGTTCGCGCCGGGTCTGGATCCTGAACGTACTCTTGGCTTGTCTTGCCGCGGCCGGCTACGTGTGGGTTACCCGCGGGTTGGCGCCGGTCGGTGCCCCCGTCCGGATCCACTGGACGCTCCTTGCGGCGATGTTCTGCCTGGCTGAGATCTTCGCCGTGCATGTGCACGTCCGCAGGGACACGCACTCGTTCTCGATCAGCGAATTGCCGATCGTCCTGGGATTGCTCTTCGCTCCGCCGTCGGAGCTGATCTTGGCCCTCGTCACCGGATCAGCGGTGGCGCTCGCGATCCACCGCAGGCAACCGCTGGTCAAGTTCGTCTTCAACCTGAGCCAGTACGCGATCGGTACCACGCTGGCCGTCGTCGTCTTCCAGTGCTTCGCGAGTGCCTCCGAGCCCCTCGGGCCCCGGTGGTGGGCGGCCGCGCTCGGCGCCACGCTCACGATCGATCTCGCGTCGGCATTGATGATCACTCTCGCGGTTTCGCTGCTCGAAGGACGATTGGTGTGGCATGCCCTTCGCGGTCTCCCGGGACTCGGGCTGGTTGCCACCGCGACCAATACCGGCCTTGCGCTTCTGGCTGCAACGGTGATCTGGCACGACTCGCGCGCGGCATGGCTGCTGACGATCGCGGCCGCCGTCATGATCGTCACCTACCGCGCGTACGTCACGACCCGGCAGCGGTACGGAAGTCTCGAGCTTCTCTACGACTCGACGCGCATCGTCGAGAAGCCCCTCGAAGAGGGCTCCATCATCCCCGAGATACTGCGGCAACTCTGCGCGATGTTCAATGCGGAATCGGCGGAGGTTGTCGCCTTTGCGAACGAGGAGCATGAAGCGACGAGCACGTACGTCCGGGCCGACGGTGGCGATGTCGTTACCGAGCCCGCGCGGCCTGATCCCGGCGAGGGCGTGTGGGCGCGTGTTGCGTCGGAAGCGCAGGCGGTGCTGATACCTCGCCCGATCAAGAACGAGCGCCTCCGTGAGCATTTCGAGTCGCAGGGGATCCGCGACGCGATGGTGGCGCCGCTGTACGTCGCGAACAAGGTTGCCGGAACGATCATGGTCCGCAACCGCCTCGGGGACGTCGGCACTTTCGACCACGAGGACCTGAAGCTCTTCGAAACGTTTGCCAATCACGCGAGCGCGATGGTTCACAACGGCGAACTCGTGGATCGGCTCAAGATCCAGGCAGAGCAGAACCAGCATCAAGCCCTTCACGACGCGCTGACCGGCCTGCCTAATCGAACGCTGCTCCGTGATCGCACGCGGCAAGCGGTCCTGGCCGCCGCGCGCGCCGGAGACCAAGTCGCCATCATGATGATCGATCTGGATCGTTTCAAGGAAGTCAACGACACACTCGGCCATCACAACGGAGATCTGCTGTTGCAGGAGATGGCGCGCCGGTTGCGTGGTTCGTTGCGAGAAGGTGACACCGTTGCCAGGCTGGGAGGCGACGAGTTCGCCGTCGTCCTGCCGAGGCTTTCCGACACCGTCGACGCTCTGCGCGTCGCCGAGGCCGTGCGCGCCACACTCGAGCAGCCCATCGTTCTGCAGGAGGTTACGATCACCGTCGGCGCGAGCATCGGCATCGCGCTGTATCCCGAACACGGTGAGGACTCCGACACCTTGATGCAGCGCGCCGACGTCGCCATGTACTTCGCGAAGGGCGAGCAGGCCGGCGCGCAGATCTACGCGCCCGAGCGCGACCCCTACAGTCCCGCGCGGCTGGCCCTGGTCGGCGAGTTGCGGCATGCGATCGAATCGGACGAGCTGATGCTGTTCTTCCAGCCGAAGGCCGATATCGACAGCGGCGTGGTCACCGGCGTCGAAGCGCTCGTGCGCTGGAATCATCCCCGTCGCGGCCTCGTCTCGCCGGACGACTTCATTCCGCTCGCCGAGCAGACCGGCTTGATCGGTCCGTTGACCTACTGGGTGCTCGATGCCGCGCTTCGCCAATCCGCCAAGTGGTCGGCGGCCGGGCGCCACCTGAGTGTGGCCGTCAACCTCTCCGCACGAACGCTGCTGGATCAAGGGCTCCCGGATCAGATCGCGCGACGCCTGCGTGACGCCGGAGTTCATCCGTCGTCGCTCACTCTCGAGGTCACCGAGACGAACATCATGACCGACCCGGCGCGATCGATCGGCACCCTGTCCCGGTTGAGTTCGATGGGGATTGCGATCTCGATCGACGACTTCGGCACCGGGTATTCCTCTCTGTCGTATCTGCAGCGACTGCCTGTAGACGAGATCAAGATCGATCGCTCGTTCGTCATGGGCATGACGGCCGACGAGGACGACGCCGTTATCGTGCGTTCGATCATCGACCTTGGACGGACGCTCGGTCTTCGCGTCGTTGCGGAGGGAGTCGAGACCGAGCTTGCGTGGAACCGACTGAGCGCCCTGGGATGCGACGTCGCGCAGGGCTACTTGCTGAGCAAGCCGCTCGCCGCCGAGCACATCGCTGCGGTTCTGGACCAGACCTGGCCGGCGCGTGTGCACAGTGACGCCCGTTTGGACCGGACATACGCCCCGCACCTCGCGCTCGCCGGTCCCGCCGCGAGATGA